From Thermodesulfobacteriota bacterium:
AACCCCTGTTCGGTGATAACGGTTCGGGTATGCATACCCACTTGAGCATCTGGAAAGACGGCAAGCCGCTGTTCGCGGGAAACAAATATGCCGGCGTATCCCAGGAAGCACTGTATGCCATCGGCGGGATTTTAAAACACTGCAAGGCCCTGTGCGCGATCACGAACCCCACCACCAACTCATACAAGAGACTGGTTCCGGGCTTTGAGGCCCCTGTCAACCTGGCTTACTCCAGCCGCAACAGAAGCGCGGCCGTGCGTATTCCCATGTATTCCAACTCACCCAAAGCAAAACGGATCGAATTCCGTACGCCCGATCCGTCCTGTAACGGTTACATGGCCTTCTCGGCCGTACTCATGGCGGCTATTGACGGCATCCAGAACAAGATTGATCCGGGTGATCCGCTTGATAAGAACATCTATGATCTTCCCAAAGAAGAACTGGCCAACATCGAATCCGCCCCGGGTTCCCTGGACGAAGCCCTGAACGCGCTTGCTAACGATCACGAATTTTTGATCAAGGGTGACGTATTTACCAAAGACGTCATTGAGACCTGGATTGATTATAAGATAAACAGCGAAGTCAATCCCGTCAGACTCCGGCCCCATCCCCATGAGTTCCACCTTTATTATGATATATAAATAAAAAACCGTTTGATCGTCTGGGGGTGAAGCTTCACAATTGTGAACCTTCACCCCTTTTTTTGTTTTGATCAGGCTGCATATTCCTGTAACAAGAAGCATTTCAATAATTTTTTTAATATCGACCTTATGCATAACCCTTCGTCCGCGATAGCATGGCCTGAGTAATACCTACAGATCCATTTACAGGCCAAACTGCTTTTGTTATAAGTATTATATAGAAAACAGAAACTTATCGACATAACGAGCACGCATGACATCACGATTACTGCTTCCGGAAGTGCTGACATCTGAAGGCCGCAATAAAATGGCCGCTTTCACACAAAAATTTGCGGAAAAAGCAGGCCACTTTCAATTAAGTGAAAGACAAGCTGCTGAGGCAGAAAAAGTATTTTTGTTCAGTGAATTTGTGTATCGGACGGTAATGAACACCCCTGAATTCCTGGCTGATCTTTTCCAAAGCGGTGATTTGAACCGTTCATATCATGACCGGGATTTTTTTTCGCGTGTTCAACAGGTGACTGCTCCTGCCCGGGACGATGAAGAAATCGGCAGTGCCTTGAGGCGTATCCGACAGCGTGAAATGATTAGAATCGCCTGGCGCGACCTTTGCCGGAAAGCCGACCTTTTCGAGACGCTGAAAGATCTTTCCTCCTTTGCCGACGCCTGCATACAAAGCACTGTTCTCAGGCTGCACTCTTTTCTTGAAAAGGAATTCGGCACGCCTGTTTCTTCAGGCGGGGCAGAATATCAACTAATCACCCTCGGCATGGGCAAGCTGGGCGCCCAAGAACTCAATTTTTCATCTGATATCGATCTGGTCTTTGTTTATCCCGATGACGGTGAAACGGGATTATCCCCGGGCAGCAATGTTGCAACGCCGCCCCGACACGCCATAACCAATGAAGATTTTTTCACCCGGCTGGCCAGGCGATTGACAAAAGTCCTGGGCCAGGCCACAGACGAGGGGATCGTCTTTCGGGTCGACCTCAGACTTCGTCCCTATGGTGACTCAGGGCCGGTCGTGATGAGCATCGATGCCATGGAAGACTATCTGGTTGCCCAGGGGAGGGAATGGGAGCGGTATGCCTATATTAAAGCTCGTGCCATAACAGGGAACACAAAAGACATTATCCGGCTTAAGGAAATCCTGCATGCTTTTGTTTTCCGTAAACATCTTGATTATGCAAGTTTTGATTCCTTAAGAGATATGAAGCAGAGTATTGTCACGGAGATAAAAAGAAAGGGGTTGAAAAATAACATCAAAATAGGGACCGGCGGAATCAGGGAGATCGAATTTTTCGGCCAGATTTTTCAGCTGATTCGTGGCGGCGTGGAACCAGCTTTAAGGGAAAGAAAAATCTTTGAAGTACTGGAACTTCTTGTTGAAGGCGGCCATATTCCTCAGACCGTCAGCCGGGAATTGAAAGATGCGTATACATTTCTCAGGTATACCGAACATCGGCTTCAGGAGTATGCGGACGCCCAAACCCATACCCTTCCCAGAGATAACGCGGGAAAAGCCCGACTGGCGGCATCGATGGGGTTTAACGACTGGCGTGATTTTCTTCCTGTTCTAGACAGTCACATGGCAAAGGTCCACCATCATTTTACACAGATTCTTGGTGTTTCAGAGCCCCCCCTGCCGTCCGACCAATTGGATCTGTTACTTTTAAATGCCTGGAAAAATTTCGAGTATAAAGAGCAGGCCGTCAAGGATTTAGGCCAAGCCGGATTTGACATGCCCGAACACATTTACCGGATGATCGACCATTTAAGAACGCACTCCCATACCCGGACGTTAAGCCGTGAAGGAAGAGAAAGGGTCAACAAGCTCATCCCGGTTATTTTAAAAAAAACACTGCTACAGGAAAACGCGGAAAGATTGCTCAACAAGCTTATCGATCTTGTCCTGACGATTGAAAAACGCACCTGCTACATCGCGCTTCTCAACGAAAACCCTTCAGTCATCGATCATCTGATAAAGCTAACCAAGGAAAGCCCCTG
This genomic window contains:
- the glnE gene encoding bifunctional [glutamate--ammonia ligase]-adenylyl-L-tyrosine phosphorylase/[glutamate--ammonia-ligase] adenylyltransferase, translating into MAAFTQKFAEKAGHFQLSERQAAEAEKVFLFSEFVYRTVMNTPEFLADLFQSGDLNRSYHDRDFFSRVQQVTAPARDDEEIGSALRRIRQREMIRIAWRDLCRKADLFETLKDLSSFADACIQSTVLRLHSFLEKEFGTPVSSGGAEYQLITLGMGKLGAQELNFSSDIDLVFVYPDDGETGLSPGSNVATPPRHAITNEDFFTRLARRLTKVLGQATDEGIVFRVDLRLRPYGDSGPVVMSIDAMEDYLVAQGREWERYAYIKARAITGNTKDIIRLKEILHAFVFRKHLDYASFDSLRDMKQSIVTEIKRKGLKNNIKIGTGGIREIEFFGQIFQLIRGGVEPALRERKIFEVLELLVEGGHIPQTVSRELKDAYTFLRYTEHRLQEYADAQTHTLPRDNAGKARLAASMGFNDWRDFLPVLDSHMAKVHHHFTQILGVSEPPLPSDQLDLLLLNAWKNFEYKEQAVKDLGQAGFDMPEHIYRMIDHLRTHSHTRTLSREGRERVNKLIPVILKKTLLQENAERLLNKLIDLVLTIEKRTCYIALLNENPSVIDHLIKLTKESPWIISYLTQHPVLLDELLDNRIISVPPEKDKMSKELKARLQKISIADLEDMIVETCIFKQVNTFRVAASDVSGAFPLMKVSDYLTDIAEVILEIVYRIIWNELTKKHGFPSQAHHRRDSDTDFVVIGFGKLGGIELGYGSDLDLVFIHAGDSGRTTGRDQPVDNAHFYYRLGQKIIHFLTTRTTAGRLYEVDMRLRPNGDAGMIVSHISSFGEYYENNAWTWEHQALVRARPICGDQALFDRFKSIRKAVLCKKRNRSALLEEVNSMREKMRAEHGNRDSNLFDLKQDKGGIIDIEFLVQYLVLANAHEHPELSRWTDNIRLLETMAEHGILDVESAGRLKKSYVAMRAQIHKLNLQEKPSVVPAVDFADYRSAVSELCKTYLVD